The following proteins are encoded in a genomic region of Bufo bufo chromosome 11, aBufBuf1.1, whole genome shotgun sequence:
- the LOC120981579 gene encoding sperm acrosome membrane-associated protein 6-like yields MGAEECLQRLHWGFDPLNNISMAFNQIQNIRKYLKTFEKEVKKIDKLSWVEQFDKKMAEFVKGVKDRVASHPPVDCRPPCGLQKAARTFSCSRCAEEDCKIPVTCPLKDIKVEELEETRIWCTASFILPDHPKVVWKYAKNIKKTDLSNFKDFYIGDDLDVHIKPTRVSHKGTYACEIMDEDDDIILRRFFYLDVTQTKSKAVEEIEAEFHRALAEKLPAQEEEEERIEHGPSTKDIILAFLQSHVSYAIYAAVCCLIVTVLVGFLWRHALSVDWSKKTSGPRTSFPPEHHLP; encoded by the exons ATGGGGGCCGAAGAATGTCTCCAGAGGCTACACTGGGGCTTTGACCCCCTGAATAACATCTCGATGG CCTTCAACCAGATACAGAACATCAGAAAGTATCTCAAGACCTTTGAAAAAGAGGTCAAGAAAATTGACAAACTAT CTTGGGTAGAACAGTTTGACAAAAAGATGGCTGAATTTGTAAAAGGCGTGAAAGATCGTGTGGCAA GTCATCCACCGGTGGATTGCAGACCTCCATGCG GGCTTCAAAAAGCTGCCCGAACCTTCTCATGCAGCCGATGTGCTGAGGAGGACTGCAAGATCCCGGTGACCTGTCCCC TTAAGGACATCAAGGTGGAAGAGCTGGAAGAGACCAGAATCTGGTGCACGGCGTCCTTTATCCTTCCCGATCATCCGAAGGTTGTTTGGAAGTACGCCAAAAAC ATCAAAAAAACGGATTTGAGTAACTTTAAAGACTTCTACATTGGGGATGACCTGGATGTACACATCAAGCCAACCAGAGTCAGCCATAAAGGAACTTATGCCTGTGAGATAATGGATGAGGATGATGACATCATACTCCGAAGATTCTTTTATCTCGATG TGACGCAGACTAAATCCAAGGCAGTCGAGGAAATAGAAGCTGAATTCCATCGAGCTCTGGCAGAAAAACTAcctgcccaggaggaagaggaggagaggatCGAACATGGTCCCTCCACTAAGGACATCATCCTCGCCTTCCTCCAGAGCCATGTCAGCTATGCCATCTACGCTGCTGTCTGCTGTCTTATTGTCACCGTATTGGTCGGTTTCCTTTGGCGTCATGCCCTGAGCGTAGACTGGTCGAAAAAAACATCAGGACCAAGAACCAGCTTCCCACCAGAACACCACCTGCCATAG